A single region of the Myxococcales bacterium genome encodes:
- the murD gene encoding UDP-N-acetylmuramoyl-L-alanine--D-glutamate ligase yields MMLLSGARVVVLGLGVSGQAAAQFLLRRGARVVASDVRVHHGKPGLADALIDSGAEVIIGPQDAELFRDADLVVVSPGVPSMAELDAVARSGVPVISEIELASWYIHAPIVAITGTNGKSTVTTLIGEMCASRGRRVFVGGNLGTPGIVAVGTPAGEADGLVILELSSFQLERIQTFRPNIAALLNVSPDHLDRYSSYDDYRAAKARVFENQTESDIAVAAAADLECIQIASASRGNLLLYGPPDGEVHIEGDVLRDRSNGLEVPIDKLGIKGAQSLSNMACACLISRQLGISPDEIARALTTFKGLPHRMQFVAEIDGVQYYDDSKATNVGAAVSAIAGVGKGTERVVLVLGGRDKGASYGPLADSIKTRARAAVLIGEATPLLKDALAPTGIPIECADSMEGAVNSARAMARVGDVVLLAPACSSFDMFESYAERGNAFQAAVRALESSQKREAC; encoded by the coding sequence GTGTGGTTGCGAGTGACGTACGGGTGCACCATGGGAAGCCGGGGTTGGCGGACGCGTTAATCGACAGTGGGGCGGAGGTCATCATCGGGCCGCAAGACGCGGAGTTGTTTCGTGATGCGGATCTCGTGGTCGTCTCGCCAGGTGTCCCTTCCATGGCCGAGCTCGATGCGGTGGCGCGTTCCGGCGTGCCAGTGATCAGTGAGATTGAACTTGCGAGTTGGTACATACACGCGCCCATTGTCGCCATCACCGGTACAAACGGCAAAAGTACGGTCACCACACTAATCGGTGAGATGTGCGCCTCACGTGGCAGGCGGGTGTTTGTGGGCGGAAACCTAGGCACACCGGGCATTGTTGCGGTGGGTACCCCCGCGGGGGAGGCGGATGGTCTGGTGATCTTAGAACTCTCAAGCTTTCAGCTAGAGAGGATTCAAACGTTTCGGCCTAACATCGCCGCGCTTCTAAACGTAAGTCCCGATCACTTGGACCGGTACTCAAGCTATGACGACTACAGGGCAGCCAAAGCACGGGTGTTTGAGAATCAAACGGAATCCGACATCGCCGTGGCAGCCGCAGCGGATCTCGAGTGCATTCAGATAGCTTCCGCTTCGCGCGGAAACCTTCTTCTTTACGGCCCACCCGACGGAGAGGTGCATATCGAAGGGGACGTCCTGCGCGATCGGTCAAACGGGCTAGAGGTACCCATTGACAAACTTGGCATTAAAGGCGCACAAAGCCTGTCAAACATGGCTTGCGCATGCCTAATTTCAAGACAACTCGGAATATCGCCCGACGAAATCGCACGTGCCTTAACGACGTTCAAGGGTTTGCCCCATCGCATGCAGTTCGTGGCTGAGATCGACGGCGTGCAGTACTACGACGACAGCAAAGCCACCAATGTGGGCGCAGCAGTGTCGGCCATCGCCGGTGTGGGAAAGGGAACCGAGCGGGTGGTGCTTGTGCTTGGCGGCAGGGACAAAGGCGCAAGCTACGGACCGCTCGCAGACAGCATCAAAACTCGCGCTCGCGCGGCGGTATTGATCGGCGAGGCGACACCCTTGCTGAAAGACGCGCTAGCTCCTACAGGCATCCCCATCGAATGCGCCGATTCCATGGAAGGTGCCGTGAACTCCGCGCGCGCGATGGCGCGGGTCGGGGATGTGGTGTTGCTTGCGCCCGCGTGCTCGAGTTTTGACATGTTTGAGTCTTATGCAGAGCGCGGAAACGCATTTCAGGCCGCCGTACGCGCGCTCGAGAGCAGCCAGAAGCGGGAGGCGTGTTGA
- the ftsW gene encoding putative lipid II flippase FtsW, whose product MLNSVNTRLGHESEPPPSARGQMDGLLLGTFITLIAFGVVMVYSASAVFAEQRYGSGQMFLMRQAIYAVIGIGLMLFLAQVSYHRVRLATYPLLLCASGLLIAVTAGLGKSAGGASRWIHIGPINVQPSELAKLALVLWLAYSLSNKADRIKTFSVGFLPHVIVAGLFMLLCLRQPDFGGAIMLGLLTFALLFAAGAKLGYILGAVLTALPILYMLIVGSPYRMRRIEAFLAPFEHRHDAGYQIAESLMGFGAGGVQGVGIGDGKQKLFFLPEAHTDFISAIIGEELGFIGTCAVILAFLLVLFRGLYIAYRAEDDYGMYLATGLTLLLGAQAYTNLAVAMGLLPTKGLTLPFVSYGGSSLIVSCICAGILLSVSRHGGRRRLREVRGGHHD is encoded by the coding sequence ATGCTAAACTCAGTGAATACCCGGCTCGGCCACGAAAGCGAGCCGCCGCCGTCTGCTCGAGGCCAGATGGATGGACTCTTGCTCGGGACATTCATCACCTTGATCGCCTTCGGCGTCGTCATGGTTTACAGCGCGAGCGCCGTGTTTGCCGAGCAGCGTTACGGCAGCGGACAAATGTTTCTCATGCGTCAAGCCATCTATGCCGTAATCGGCATAGGCCTAATGCTCTTTTTGGCGCAGGTGAGCTATCACCGCGTCCGACTAGCGACGTATCCCTTGCTTTTGTGCGCATCGGGGCTGCTCATCGCGGTGACCGCTGGTCTCGGCAAAAGCGCTGGCGGCGCTTCGCGATGGATTCATATAGGTCCTATCAATGTCCAGCCCTCAGAGCTAGCAAAGCTCGCCTTGGTGCTGTGGCTCGCTTACTCACTTTCCAACAAGGCCGATCGGATCAAGACCTTCTCGGTGGGCTTTTTGCCGCACGTGATCGTTGCCGGGCTGTTCATGCTTCTTTGCCTGAGGCAGCCAGACTTTGGTGGTGCGATCATGCTGGGCCTTTTGACATTTGCGCTGCTGTTCGCAGCCGGAGCCAAGCTTGGATACATTCTCGGGGCTGTTCTGACGGCCTTGCCGATTCTTTACATGTTGATCGTGGGATCGCCTTACCGCATGCGACGGATCGAAGCGTTCCTTGCGCCGTTCGAGCATCGGCATGATGCCGGCTACCAGATCGCCGAGTCGCTGATGGGCTTCGGAGCAGGTGGCGTCCAGGGAGTGGGGATTGGCGACGGAAAACAAAAGCTCTTTTTCTTGCCGGAGGCTCATACGGATTTTATCAGCGCGATAATCGGCGAAGAACTTGGTTTTATCGGTACGTGCGCCGTCATATTGGCGTTCTTGTTGGTGCTTTTTCGGGGGCTCTATATCGCCTATCGCGCAGAGGACGATTACGGAATGTACCTCGCCACCGGCCTTACCTTGTTGCTTGGAGCACAGGCATACACGAACTTGGCAGTAGCCATGGGGTTGTTACCGACCAAAGGCCTGACCCTGCCGTTTGTGAGTTACGGCGGATCTTCACTTATCGTGAGTTGTATCTGTGCAGGCATTTTGCTCAGTGTATCGAGGCATGGCGGGCGACGCCGCTTACGGGAAGTCCGGGGAGGGCATCATGATTGA
- the murG gene encoding undecaprenyldiphospho-muramoylpentapeptide beta-N-acetylglucosaminyltransferase, whose product MIERVMIAGGGTGGHLFPGIAVVEELRRRNPAVEVVFVGTKRGVENRVLSHLGERLEHVEVWPLKGRNWLERSRSLFRLPMACLQAFRLLRRYRPDVVVGVGGYAAGPVVLVAALLRVPTALLEQNATIGLTNRILGKLVKRAYVAFPETTLVFGAKRARVVGNPVRRGFVEAARLADADPDGFSGGHTEVLILGGSQGAQPLNHVVPQALALLNSRQRVSTLRVVHQSGEGMKEEVRNAYQSAGIKAEVVGFIDDIAQAYITSSLVIARAGATTLAELCAIGRPSVLIPYPHASDNHQFTNAKALEKAGASVTVVQSELSPERLADKLRILISSPLERQHMAKKARMLGKPDAAAQIVDDLFGWVKQRAPRPLEPERGHEKTEDCQRLSRARVAVPSAAWQELSHLSYHARPNQSSLALDR is encoded by the coding sequence ATGATTGAGCGTGTGATGATTGCAGGGGGAGGAACCGGCGGCCATCTTTTTCCGGGCATCGCCGTGGTCGAGGAACTGCGGCGCAGGAATCCCGCAGTGGAAGTGGTATTCGTGGGGACCAAAAGAGGTGTCGAAAATCGGGTGTTGTCGCATCTGGGTGAGCGACTCGAACACGTCGAGGTCTGGCCGCTTAAGGGGCGCAATTGGCTTGAGCGCAGCCGGTCACTGTTTCGCTTACCCATGGCGTGTCTGCAGGCTTTTCGGCTCTTGCGCCGTTATCGGCCCGATGTGGTCGTCGGAGTAGGCGGCTATGCAGCCGGACCCGTGGTATTGGTGGCTGCGCTTTTGCGCGTACCGACCGCCCTGCTTGAACAAAACGCGACCATCGGGCTCACAAACCGAATATTGGGAAAGCTTGTCAAACGTGCCTACGTTGCATTTCCGGAAACCACCCTTGTGTTTGGCGCCAAACGGGCTCGGGTAGTGGGAAACCCGGTTCGGAGAGGTTTTGTCGAAGCGGCGAGATTGGCCGATGCCGATCCGGACGGTTTTTCGGGAGGGCACACCGAAGTGCTGATTCTCGGTGGCTCTCAGGGCGCTCAGCCGCTCAACCATGTCGTGCCACAAGCGCTCGCGCTGCTCAACAGCCGACAACGCGTAAGCACGCTGCGCGTGGTGCATCAAAGCGGCGAGGGCATGAAAGAGGAAGTCCGCAATGCTTATCAAAGCGCTGGCATCAAGGCCGAAGTGGTCGGTTTTATCGATGACATCGCCCAAGCTTACATCACCTCGTCGCTCGTGATTGCGCGTGCAGGTGCCACCACGCTTGCGGAGCTGTGCGCCATTGGGCGGCCCTCTGTATTGATTCCATACCCCCACGCCTCCGACAATCATCAATTCACCAATGCGAAGGCGCTTGAAAAAGCCGGCGCCTCAGTGACAGTCGTCCAGTCTGAGCTGTCGCCAGAGCGGCTTGCGGACAAACTGCGTATCTTGATCTCCAGTCCCCTGGAGCGTCAGCACATGGCCAAAAAAGCCCGCATGCTGGGAAAGCCAGATGCTGCTGCACAGATCGTCGACGACCTCTTTGGGTGGGTGAAACAGCGTGCCCCGCGCCCTTTAGAGCCAGAACGGGGGCATGAGAAAACTGAAGATTGTCAAAGGCTTAGCCGAGCTCGCGTGGCTGTTCCCAGCGCCGCGTGGCAGGAACTCAGCCATTTGAGCTATCATGCTCGGCCAAACCAATCGTCGCTTGCGTTGGACCGCTAG
- a CDS encoding UDP-N-acetylmuramate--L-alanine ligase has translation MFGGSVKRIHLVGIGGSGMSGIAEVLLGHHFNVSGSDVRSSDVTAYLHGKGAQIFLGHHAEYVDGADVVVFSSAVSQTNPELEHARSLAIPVIPRAEMLAELMRLKEGIAIAGSHGKTTTTSLIATVLRAAGLDPTVIIGGRLNALGSSANLGEGDIMIAEADESDGSFLRLSPRVAVITNIDTEHLDHYGDYQGVKQAFTQFANGVPFYGTVVACLDHPGVQSILPEIDKRVVTYGLTAQADYRARSIEVEGLSMRFEVERHGESLGEYIVRMPGLHNVLNALATIAVADVADVDRSTLKEALRTFAGVARRFTVVGEKRGITVIDDYGHHPAEIRATLEAAQRAYARRVMVIFQPHRYTRTRDVFEDLTQAFNAADVLWVTDIYAAGETPIDGLNAEVLVNAIRAHGHRDVSYLPLSVDYPATIVERLEPGDVVITLGAGNITRLGPEILQSLS, from the coding sequence GTGTTTGGCGGAAGCGTAAAACGGATTCACCTGGTCGGTATCGGCGGCTCCGGCATGTCTGGAATCGCCGAGGTGCTTTTGGGACACCATTTCAATGTTAGCGGATCGGACGTGCGCTCAAGCGATGTCACAGCGTATCTTCATGGCAAGGGCGCACAAATTTTTCTGGGGCATCATGCCGAATACGTCGATGGTGCCGACGTCGTTGTATTTTCCTCTGCGGTCTCACAAACCAATCCAGAGCTCGAGCATGCGCGATCATTGGCGATTCCCGTGATTCCCCGCGCCGAGATGCTTGCAGAGCTGATGCGCCTGAAGGAAGGTATTGCAATAGCGGGGTCTCACGGCAAGACCACCACCACCTCGCTTATCGCGACTGTGCTAAGAGCCGCGGGGCTCGATCCCACGGTGATCATTGGCGGCCGGCTCAATGCACTTGGATCGAGCGCCAACCTAGGGGAAGGCGACATCATGATCGCTGAGGCCGATGAGTCCGACGGATCATTTCTCCGGCTTTCTCCGAGGGTGGCAGTCATCACCAACATCGACACCGAGCACCTAGATCATTATGGCGACTATCAAGGCGTCAAACAGGCGTTCACGCAGTTCGCCAATGGTGTACCTTTTTACGGTACAGTGGTTGCCTGTCTCGATCATCCCGGCGTGCAGTCCATCCTGCCGGAGATCGATAAACGCGTGGTGACCTACGGACTTACCGCGCAAGCAGACTATCGTGCGCGCAGTATCGAGGTCGAGGGGCTCTCCATGCGTTTTGAGGTTGAGCGTCATGGCGAGAGCCTCGGCGAATACATCGTGCGCATGCCTGGACTTCATAATGTGCTCAATGCGTTGGCGACGATTGCAGTTGCCGATGTCGCGGATGTCGATCGATCGACGCTCAAAGAGGCGTTGCGCACGTTTGCTGGTGTGGCCCGCAGATTCACCGTCGTGGGGGAAAAACGTGGCATCACAGTGATTGACGACTATGGCCATCATCCCGCCGAAATACGTGCCACGCTCGAGGCTGCGCAACGCGCCTATGCTCGGCGCGTCATGGTGATCTTTCAGCCGCATCGGTACACTCGGACCCGAGACGTGTTTGAGGATCTTACGCAGGCGTTTAACGCCGCCGATGTTCTTTGGGTCACCGATATCTACGCCGCAGGGGAAACACCCATTGATGGCTTGAACGCGGAAGTGCTCGTGAATGCGATTCGCGCGCATGGGCACCGCGACGTGAGCTATCTACCCCTGTCGGTAGATTATCCAGCCACCATAGTGGAGCGTCTCGAACCGGGTGACGTGGTGATTACCCTTGGGGCGGGCAATATCACGCGGCTCGGGCCGGAAATCTTACAGTCACTAAGTTGA
- a CDS encoding FtsQ-type POTRA domain-containing protein: MSGLEHSIGFTVAGGSRSRGRPRPNKTRRPPRDDLAMVLSVKRWLGWLAKGLIGALLIYGLYVAGQWSLHYVRHSPAFAIETLELRGPQRLTRHEVLRAAGIKLGDNAFAHNPVALEKRLTRHRWIAHATVHRTLPDRYTIEIAEHQPTAVLALSRLYLVSKEGAVFKQLGLGDPTDLPVITGVDPARFNSDRAYRASSVMRALAFLEDYQKAGLSQREPLAEVHLLEGDEIAAYIGRDVTYVRLGKKPYRAKLTQLKEILARLDAQYLRAAYVYLDNVRRPDRAVVKVR; this comes from the coding sequence ATGTCGGGGCTAGAGCATTCCATTGGGTTCACCGTGGCCGGTGGCAGCCGCTCTCGCGGGCGCCCTCGTCCCAATAAGACGCGCCGGCCGCCGCGTGACGACCTAGCGATGGTGCTGTCCGTCAAGCGTTGGCTGGGATGGTTAGCCAAGGGGCTCATTGGCGCATTGCTCATCTATGGACTCTATGTAGCGGGGCAATGGAGTTTGCATTACGTGCGCCATTCGCCGGCATTTGCGATCGAGACCCTAGAACTAAGGGGTCCTCAACGCCTTACGCGACACGAGGTGCTGCGGGCGGCTGGCATCAAGTTGGGCGACAACGCTTTCGCGCATAACCCTGTCGCGCTTGAGAAGCGATTGACCCGCCATCGTTGGATAGCGCACGCAACGGTGCATCGGACGCTTCCTGATCGTTATACGATTGAGATCGCGGAGCATCAACCCACGGCCGTTTTAGCGCTGAGCCGGCTCTACCTCGTCTCAAAAGAGGGTGCCGTATTTAAGCAGCTCGGACTCGGGGACCCCACTGACCTTCCTGTCATTACGGGTGTAGATCCCGCCCGCTTTAACAGTGATCGTGCTTATCGCGCTTCGAGCGTGATGCGCGCGCTTGCGTTTCTTGAGGACTATCAGAAGGCAGGCTTGTCGCAACGCGAACCCCTTGCAGAAGTGCATCTTCTCGAGGGCGATGAAATTGCAGCTTACATCGGCCGGGATGTCACTTACGTACGCCTCGGCAAGAAGCCCTACCGCGCCAAGCTCACACAGCTCAAGGAGATCCTTGCGAGACTCGACGCCCAGTATTTGCGGGCCGCGTACGTCTATCTAGACAATGTGCGGCGCCCGGACCGAGCGGTGGTTAAAGTTCGCTGA
- the ftsA gene encoding cell division protein FtsA — MAVSEIIAGLDVGTTKVSCIVAEQTDDGLDIIGIGSVPSKGLKKGVVVNIEATVQAMRTAIEQAETMAGCEIGTVYAGVGGSHIRGLNKQGVAAVSEREVHHSDVARVLEQAKAIPLPSDRQVIHVLPQEYVVDDQDGIKEPIGMSGVRLEARVHLVTAATSSVQNIIKCAERCGQYVAEVVLEPLASANAVLSDDEKEIGVALIDIGGGTTDIIIYCDGAVVHTSVVPVGGINLTSDVATGLRTPIAEAERIKIKYGCATSKMVDDEETIEVPSVGGRAPRVLSRRVLCDIVEPRVEEIFSAVRHVIEETGYYELLGAGVVLTGGTSILDGMPELAEQVLGLPARRGAPTGVGGLADVVRSPAYATGVGLVKHGARKLREEPEVNDYAMTSKRPSFSGRLGDWFREVF, encoded by the coding sequence ATGGCCGTTTCAGAGATTATCGCCGGGCTCGACGTCGGGACGACCAAGGTCAGTTGCATCGTGGCGGAGCAGACCGACGATGGCCTGGATATCATTGGCATTGGCTCGGTGCCCTCAAAAGGGCTAAAAAAGGGCGTTGTCGTCAACATCGAGGCTACCGTGCAGGCCATGCGCACGGCCATCGAGCAAGCGGAGACAATGGCGGGATGTGAAATAGGCACTGTGTATGCTGGTGTAGGTGGAAGTCATATCCGCGGGCTCAATAAGCAAGGCGTCGCAGCCGTCTCAGAGCGTGAGGTACACCATTCGGACGTCGCGCGTGTGCTTGAGCAGGCCAAAGCCATTCCCCTGCCGAGCGACCGACAAGTGATTCACGTGTTACCCCAAGAGTATGTCGTCGACGATCAGGATGGCATCAAAGAGCCCATCGGCATGAGTGGCGTAAGGCTTGAGGCGCGCGTTCATCTGGTGACCGCCGCCACCAGCAGTGTTCAGAACATCATCAAGTGTGCGGAGCGCTGCGGACAGTATGTAGCCGAGGTTGTCCTTGAGCCCTTGGCCAGTGCCAATGCGGTGCTCTCGGACGACGAAAAGGAAATAGGCGTTGCGCTGATCGACATAGGCGGCGGCACTACCGATATCATTATTTATTGTGACGGCGCCGTCGTTCATACCAGCGTCGTGCCGGTGGGCGGTATCAATCTGACGAGTGACGTGGCGACGGGGTTAAGGACCCCGATTGCGGAGGCAGAACGCATCAAGATCAAATACGGTTGCGCCACCAGCAAGATGGTAGACGACGAAGAAACCATCGAGGTGCCATCGGTTGGAGGCCGCGCGCCCCGGGTACTCTCGCGCCGTGTGCTGTGCGATATTGTAGAACCGCGTGTCGAGGAAATTTTTTCCGCCGTCCGCCATGTTATCGAAGAGACCGGATATTACGAGCTGCTCGGCGCCGGTGTTGTCTTGACGGGGGGTACGAGCATTCTTGATGGCATGCCCGAACTTGCGGAGCAGGTGCTCGGACTGCCGGCCCGTCGCGGTGCACCGACAGGTGTCGGGGGACTGGCCGATGTCGTACGTAGCCCCGCATATGCAACGGGTGTGGGGCTGGTCAAGCATGGGGCACGCAAGCTTAGGGAAGAACCCGAAGTAAATGACTATGCCATGACATCGAAGCGCCCGTCATTTAGTGGCCGGTTGGGTGATTGGTTTAGGGAAGTGTTCTAG
- the ftsZ gene encoding cell division protein FtsZ, protein MAISIDFADETEHHAQIKVIGVGGAGGNALASMIADGLEGVDFIVANTDTQALERHPAPTHLQLGPTLTKGLGAGADPEIGRKAALEDLQRIAEVLQGADMVFVTAGMGGGTGTGAAPIIAQVARDQGALTVGVVTRPFGFEGRRRAKNAERGISELTEAVDTIITIPNERLLSLADEDMSLLDSFHRADDVLLQAVRGISDLIVSSGMINVDFADVRTIMSSTGRALMGTGVAKGERRAVDAADMAINSPLLDDVSIQGSTGILLNFTAGPDIRLKEINEAASYVQQAAHEDANIIFGVVTDPSMADIVKVTVIATGFDEHNTSEAEQRYPGRLSRPMGAPAAQTSFASVAHSSERPPRATRQTNPLMPQVTPKEPRHVRAFGADALLDEALLEIPAYMRRAKQ, encoded by the coding sequence ATGGCTATCTCTATTGATTTCGCGGACGAAACAGAACACCACGCACAGATCAAGGTGATTGGCGTCGGCGGGGCGGGCGGCAACGCACTAGCGTCCATGATAGCCGACGGCCTCGAAGGCGTGGACTTCATTGTCGCCAACACCGACACTCAGGCGCTTGAACGGCATCCGGCACCCACGCATTTGCAACTGGGCCCCACACTGACCAAAGGGCTTGGCGCCGGCGCCGATCCAGAAATAGGCAGAAAAGCTGCCTTGGAAGATCTCCAGCGCATCGCTGAGGTGCTCCAGGGCGCCGATATGGTATTTGTGACCGCGGGCATGGGAGGCGGGACCGGGACGGGTGCCGCGCCGATCATCGCGCAGGTTGCCCGCGATCAGGGGGCATTGACGGTGGGCGTGGTGACACGCCCGTTTGGTTTTGAGGGTCGCCGCAGGGCCAAAAACGCCGAGAGAGGCATCAGTGAGCTAACCGAAGCAGTTGATACGATTATCACCATTCCCAACGAACGGCTGCTTAGCCTGGCTGACGAAGACATGTCGCTGCTCGATTCCTTTCATCGCGCCGACGATGTGCTTCTGCAGGCAGTCCGAGGCATCAGCGATCTCATCGTCAGTTCTGGAATGATCAACGTAGACTTTGCCGATGTGCGGACCATCATGAGCAGCACGGGCCGCGCATTGATGGGCACAGGCGTGGCTAAGGGCGAACGCCGCGCGGTCGATGCGGCCGACATGGCCATCAACTCTCCTTTGCTTGATGATGTCTCGATTCAAGGGTCGACTGGCATATTACTAAACTTTACGGCGGGGCCCGACATCCGACTCAAGGAAATCAATGAGGCTGCGAGCTATGTGCAACAGGCGGCGCATGAGGATGCCAATATCATCTTTGGCGTGGTCACCGATCCCAGCATGGCGGACATTGTGAAGGTGACAGTGATCGCCACCGGATTTGATGAGCACAACACATCGGAAGCGGAGCAACGCTATCCGGGTCGGCTAAGCCGACCCATGGGAGCTCCCGCTGCGCAAACCTCGTTTGCCAGTGTCGCGCATTCCTCGGAGCGGCCCCCGCGCGCAACGCGCCAAACGAACCCACTCATGCCCCAGGTGACCCCCAAAGAGCCGCGTCACGTACGCGCTTTCGGAGCCGATGCCTTGCTGGATGAAGCGCTTTTAGAAATTCCCGCCTATATGCGCCGCGCCAAGCAATAA
- a CDS encoding HDIG domain-containing protein produces MTSTVASHAMPPVRSDAREPSSEIRLLEWAALVSEVGRNEAGCAPAIQPPDAEQLKALPQNVMRQYLDRLLLGRHPDEGLDALLEIGVLAIWLPEIAAMVGFGDGEWRHKDVWKHTKQVVWQSVRRLEVRWGALLHDIGKIATRTIDEKGNVHFFGHSEVGASMFRKRVARRFGFDGFLYQRIHFLILHHLRASQYDGSWTDAAVRRFTRQMGEGLDDLLALSRADITTKRPEKRKQGLRQISALARRIEALAEADAANVPSLPKGLGTAIMTEFQLPPSKHIGDIKLWVQEAVDRHELEGGQKSEYYVAWLRRAHPELS; encoded by the coding sequence ATGACGTCGACAGTCGCGAGCCACGCCATGCCGCCCGTACGCTCGGATGCAAGGGAACCCTCGAGCGAAATCCGCTTGTTAGAGTGGGCCGCTTTGGTGTCGGAGGTGGGGCGGAACGAGGCGGGATGCGCCCCCGCGATTCAGCCCCCCGACGCTGAGCAGCTGAAGGCTTTGCCCCAGAACGTGATGCGACAGTACTTGGATCGGTTGCTATTGGGGCGTCACCCGGATGAGGGTCTCGATGCGCTCCTTGAGATTGGCGTGCTCGCTATTTGGCTGCCTGAGATTGCAGCCATGGTGGGATTTGGGGATGGGGAGTGGCGCCATAAAGACGTCTGGAAACATACGAAGCAAGTGGTATGGCAATCGGTGCGACGTCTCGAAGTGCGGTGGGGCGCGTTGCTACATGATATCGGTAAAATCGCAACCCGCACCATCGATGAAAAAGGCAATGTGCATTTTTTCGGACACAGCGAAGTGGGCGCATCGATGTTTCGCAAGCGTGTGGCACGCCGCTTCGGTTTTGATGGGTTTTTGTATCAACGTATTCATTTTCTGATTTTGCATCACTTGCGTGCCAGCCAATACGACGGAAGTTGGACGGATGCTGCGGTGCGAAGATTCACCCGTCAGATGGGCGAGGGTCTCGATGATTTGCTCGCGCTCAGCCGTGCTGACATCACTACCAAGCGACCAGAGAAGCGGAAACAGGGGCTAAGGCAGATAAGCGCCCTTGCGCGGCGTATCGAAGCGCTGGCAGAAGCAGACGCGGCAAACGTACCGTCCTTACCCAAGGGGCTCGGAACCGCGATCATGACGGAATTTCAGCTGCCACCATCCAAACACATTGGAGACATCAAGTTGTGGGTACAAGAAGCCGTCGATCGCCATGAGCTAGAGGGCGGCCAGAAGAGTGAGTACTACGTCGCCTGGCTTCGGCGCGCCCATCCAGAACTTTCTTAA